In the genome of Plasmodium yoelii strain 17X genome assembly, chromosome: 14, one region contains:
- a CDS encoding PIR protein: MDAKVCEKFENVWNDFPNTLTDDGKYQLKDKTFLNSYCFNYKCDSDLGKINAGFFYLLNQFFGSSELSHYGKNNINIVDYIILWLIYMLTLKENSFNNSIKYFYTTLIKSDVKYESTVDNVKDCHNFKDIIDKRHDLTKEDMDKNIISTLHDAFKLLCGMYTVFNDNTSNCAKCLGKANEFANKYEELKKYYSNTKNSSFSKILSTLSTDYDNLKNKCNGNSSFPSIEIIQSSENDSVEISGLVSEVASSSSSISKNLFIVLSIFGAIGFFLGISYKYSLFGFRKRVQKQYLREKIKNIKKKMNH; encoded by the exons atggatgccaaagtg tgtgaaaAATTCGAGAATGTATGGAATGATTTTCCCAATACACTGACCGATGATGGAAAGTATCAACTTAAAGATaaaacttttttaaatagttattgttttaattataaatgtgATAGTGATCTCGGAAAAATTAATGCcggatttttttatttgcttaATCAATTTTTTGGGAGTTCTGAGTTATCGCATTAtgggaaaaataatataaatattgttgATTATATTATCCTATGgttaatttatatgttaacCCTAAAGGAAAATTCATTTAATAAtagtataaaatatttttatactacACTTATAAAGAGTGATGTAAAGTATGAAAGTACTGTAGACAATGTTAAAGATTGTCATAATTTTAAGGATATTATAGATAAAAGACATGATTTGACGAAAGAGGACatggataaaaatattatatctaCATTgcatgatgcatttaaattattatgtggAATGTATACTGTTTTTAATGATAACACATCAAATTGCGCAAAATGTTTGGGAAAGGCTAATGAATTTGCTAACAAATATGAAGAACTTAAGAAATATTATAGTAATACTAAAAACAGTTCatttagtaaaatattatctACTTTATCGactgattatgataatttaaaaaataaatgtaacgGTAATTCATCCTTTCCATCGATAGAAATAATACAAAGTTCTGAAAACGATTCTGTAGAAATTTCTGGACTAGTTTCTGAAGTtgcatcatcaagttcgtcgatatcAAAGAActtatttatagttttatcgatatttggtgcaataggattttttttaggaatttcttacaag tattcgttatttggatttcggaaaagagttcaaaaacaatatttaagagaaaaaataaaaaatataaagaagaaaatgaatcattaa